From one Marinobacter sp. LV10MA510-1 genomic stretch:
- the mnhG gene encoding monovalent cation/H(+) antiporter subunit G, with protein MNTWLCWLSWPFLLAGLFFFLAGTVGLLRFPDAYSRLHAVTKADTLGLGLLVVGLSLRSDSWQSVTQMLLVWLLVMASGATACQLLARYQRDADRADAKTLQEQSSDGH; from the coding sequence CTGAACACCTGGCTATGCTGGCTTAGCTGGCCGTTTTTGTTGGCCGGGTTATTTTTCTTTCTGGCCGGCACAGTCGGGCTGTTACGTTTTCCCGACGCCTACAGCCGCCTGCATGCCGTCACCAAGGCTGACACCCTGGGCCTGGGTTTGCTCGTGGTCGGCCTATCGCTGCGCAGCGATAGCTGGCAATCGGTCACTCAGATGCTGCTGGTCTGGCTGCTGGTCATGGCCTCCGGGGCGACTGCCTGCCAACTATTGGCGCGCTACCAGCGCGACGCGGACAGAGCTGACGCCAAAACCCTTCAGGAGCAATCTTCCGATGGCCACTGA
- a CDS encoding GFA family protein: MAYSGQCLCGDVQFEYDGPLGPVVLCHCKQCQRAHGSAFSASAPAQAIHMQWLIGADQLKEYASSPGKYRGFCGRCGSQLYSRVDAIPAILRLRVGALEKPLGKVAAQHVYVNAQSDWFQITDSLPQFDKTERTNDPH; this comes from the coding sequence ATGGCGTATAGCGGCCAGTGTCTTTGTGGCGACGTCCAGTTTGAGTATGACGGCCCTTTGGGCCCGGTGGTTTTGTGCCACTGCAAACAGTGTCAGCGAGCGCACGGTAGTGCGTTTTCTGCCAGCGCGCCGGCACAGGCCATTCACATGCAGTGGTTGATCGGCGCAGACCAGCTAAAAGAATACGCTTCCAGTCCGGGCAAATACCGCGGCTTTTGTGGCCGCTGCGGCTCTCAGCTGTATAGCAGGGTAGACGCCATTCCCGCCATTTTGCGGCTGCGGGTAGGCGCGCTGGAAAAACCTTTGGGCAAAGTCGCGGCCCAACACGTATATGTAAACGCGCAGTCAGACTGGTTTCAGATCACCGATTCGCTACCACAGTTTGATAAGACGGAGCGCACGAACGACCCCCATTGA
- a CDS encoding Na+/H+ antiporter subunit E, which translates to MAAIATFAGYRLELRCGSLRWQAIPAFLGFFLRELFSGGWDVARRALHPSLPVSPAWKTFALTSRDPRVCLFLSAMVGLLPGTLSSHYEDQTLHVHTLDQHQDWEKTVAQLELRLSQLLGEQTA; encoded by the coding sequence CTGGCAGCGATAGCAACCTTCGCCGGCTACCGTCTCGAACTGCGTTGCGGCTCACTGCGGTGGCAGGCGATTCCAGCTTTTCTAGGATTCTTTCTGCGCGAGCTATTTTCGGGTGGCTGGGACGTAGCCCGCCGAGCCCTGCATCCGAGTTTACCGGTGTCACCGGCCTGGAAGACATTCGCTCTGACCAGCAGGGATCCGCGTGTTTGCCTGTTTTTATCGGCGATGGTTGGCCTGTTGCCCGGTACACTCTCATCGCACTATGAAGATCAAACGCTGCATGTGCATACGCTGGATCAGCATCAAGACTGGGAAAAAACCGTGGCACAACTGGAATTACGCTTGTCGCAATTACTCGGAGAACAAACCGCATGA
- a CDS encoding complex I subunit 5 family protein has product MSAALLSLLIPLISALVLLLLRVRAGSLVILANATSLGCAALALYQVVINGTQQLNLGGWETPLGIRFELGPLTALLLVFTALIHLLVAIYAQRSRHSQTRDTDFWPLSCLLHASLGALWLSRDLFNWYVTLELLGLVAVAMVILSGPRSHVPALRYLLLSLAASLCYLLGVALLYGQYGVLDIRALAGVTSNDQVTRLALLLLTLGLMVKAALWPLHQWLPAAHAAAPTAVSALLSALVVKGPLFILWMLWDNVAPVELARQAGIFFAVAGIAALVSGGLAALRTPWIKVLVAYSTVAQLGYALLALGLLLYWQDANMSIALWLFVIAHGLAKVSMFLAAGEMQATLRSRHVSALKGASQTMPIAMFAFAVAGGSLIGLPPSGGFVAKWVLLQPLFLEPARWPWALGVLLGTLASAGYVFRVVAIAFDRADPNPPDYDSDVSAQWLAMLPALIVWAMALMSEPLINWFREVGL; this is encoded by the coding sequence ATGAGCGCGGCGTTGCTCAGCCTGCTGATCCCATTGATCTCCGCGCTGGTCTTGCTGCTGTTGCGGGTCCGCGCCGGCAGCCTGGTGATACTGGCGAATGCGACCAGCCTGGGGTGCGCGGCACTGGCCCTGTACCAGGTCGTTATCAACGGCACGCAGCAGCTCAATCTCGGCGGCTGGGAAACGCCGCTGGGGATACGCTTCGAGCTCGGCCCGCTCACCGCTCTGCTGCTGGTGTTTACCGCCCTGATTCATCTGCTGGTGGCGATTTATGCCCAACGCAGCCGTCACAGTCAGACCCGTGATACCGACTTCTGGCCCCTCTCCTGTCTGCTGCATGCCAGCCTGGGCGCACTTTGGCTGTCCCGCGATCTGTTCAATTGGTATGTCACCCTGGAACTGCTCGGGCTGGTCGCGGTGGCAATGGTGATTCTCTCTGGGCCGAGGTCACACGTACCAGCGCTACGCTATCTGCTGCTGTCCCTCGCCGCATCGCTGTGTTACCTGCTCGGCGTCGCACTGCTCTACGGCCAATACGGCGTGCTGGATATACGTGCGCTCGCCGGTGTCACATCCAATGACCAGGTCACGCGCCTGGCTCTGTTACTGCTGACGCTGGGGTTGATGGTAAAAGCCGCACTCTGGCCTTTGCATCAATGGCTTCCGGCTGCCCACGCTGCTGCGCCTACGGCGGTCAGCGCACTGCTCTCGGCGCTGGTGGTAAAGGGCCCCCTGTTCATCCTCTGGATGCTCTGGGATAACGTGGCTCCAGTAGAGCTCGCCAGGCAGGCGGGTATCTTCTTCGCGGTTGCCGGTATTGCCGCCCTGGTCAGCGGCGGTCTGGCTGCACTGCGCACACCCTGGATCAAGGTGCTGGTGGCGTACTCCACGGTCGCCCAGCTAGGCTATGCCCTGCTGGCCCTGGGTCTGTTGCTGTATTGGCAGGATGCGAACATGTCTATCGCGCTGTGGCTGTTCGTGATTGCCCACGGCCTGGCCAAGGTGTCGATGTTCCTGGCCGCCGGCGAGATGCAGGCGACGCTGAGAAGCCGGCATGTCAGCGCGCTCAAGGGGGCCAGCCAGACCATGCCGATCGCCATGTTCGCGTTCGCAGTCGCCGGCGGCAGTCTGATCGGCTTGCCGCCCAGCGGCGGTTTCGTGGCCAAATGGGTGCTGCTGCAACCGCTATTTCTGGAACCTGCCCGCTGGCCCTGGGCGCTGGGCGTGCTGCTTGGCACTCTGGCCAGTGCCGGCTATGTATTCCGGGTGGTGGCCATCGCGTTTGATCGTGCCGACCCCAACCCGCCGGATTATGATTCCGATGTCTCGGCCCAGTGGCTCGCGATGTTGCCTGCCCTGATTGTGTGGGCCATGGCCTTGATGAGCGAGCCGCTGATCAATTGGTTCCGTGAGGTGGGGCTGTGA
- a CDS encoding NADH-quinone oxidoreductase subunit K, which translates to MTNALIYLCGGVTLWVVGLHALLVQRNALRRIMAVNVMGSGVFMVMVALASRDAAVDPVLQALVVTGLVVAASATAFALRLATADPLDKNEPERK; encoded by the coding sequence ATGACCAATGCTCTGATTTATCTGTGTGGTGGTGTCACCCTCTGGGTGGTGGGCCTGCACGCGCTGCTGGTTCAGCGCAATGCGTTACGCCGGATCATGGCGGTAAATGTGATGGGCAGCGGTGTGTTCATGGTCATGGTCGCGCTGGCCAGCCGGGACGCAGCCGTCGACCCGGTATTGCAGGCCCTGGTCGTCACCGGCCTAGTGGTGGCGGCGAGTGCCACCGCCTTTGCCCTGCGCCTGGCAACCGCCGATCCGCTCGACAAAAACGAACCGGAACGCAAATGA
- a CDS encoding zinc ribbon domain-containing protein YjdM, with the protein MSQLPPCPQCASEFTYEDGAQLVCPECGHEWSETEAAAAESEKMIRDANGNELQDGDSVTVIKDLKVKGSSLVVKVGTKVKSIRLVGGDHDIDCKIDGIGPMKLKSEFVKRV; encoded by the coding sequence ATGTCACAGTTGCCACCTTGCCCCCAATGCGCCTCTGAATTTACCTACGAAGACGGCGCCCAGTTGGTGTGTCCGGAGTGCGGCCACGAGTGGAGCGAAACCGAGGCTGCCGCCGCAGAATCAGAGAAAATGATCCGTGATGCCAACGGCAACGAACTGCAAGACGGCGACAGCGTAACGGTCATTAAAGACCTTAAAGTGAAGGGTTCTTCGCTGGTGGTGAAAGTGGGCACAAAGGTTAAAAGTATAAGGTTGGTTGGTGGTGATCACGATATTGACTGCAAAATAGACGGTATTGGACCGATGAAACTGAAGTCGGAGTTCGTCAAGAGAGTCTGA
- a CDS encoding complex I subunit 5 family protein yields MSALFWLLVPLSPLLAGALLWRWPNRIGPWLWLCCLPALLLSLWPTPTLEPGILWPGAAWAAEDLLARAWLAFSALLWGCASRFAHTDLVGDQHRFRFWSSWLLSLSGNLLLVIAQDAASFYVGFSLMSLAAYGLIVHERGPAPRQAGRLYLQLAILSEMLIFAGMLLRIHEAGGALELAAWQAVPVGSLTAIVLLVGFGLKAGFWPLHVWLPLAHPAAPAAASAVLSGAMIKAGILGLWRFLPTQDPWLQNVALALLAIGAISAFYGVALGLIQSKAKSALAYSSVSQIGYLLVVLGLAWLHPESTAAAATLLALFGVHHGLAKGALFMGAGLASHYRLSPLHWLLMALPAMALAGLPLTSGAAVKILLKDAVYASDVSHWLMLLTAGSAATAMLLLRALWLMWRHQPEGRAASPPKGQLLPWALLCVMPALLPWLWPELREALVASLPIKTLWSASWPLLVAAAAAWAVHQSGWTIPGALQKLPNPARAGSLKLKRIMQRPPVPAVETEIRRHRWRDVERRWNRLWGSGAVITSAWIITLLLLLGWLG; encoded by the coding sequence ATGAGTGCTCTATTCTGGTTACTTGTGCCCCTCTCCCCGCTACTCGCGGGCGCCCTGCTGTGGCGCTGGCCAAATCGCATCGGCCCCTGGCTGTGGCTATGTTGTTTACCGGCACTGCTACTCAGCCTGTGGCCCACTCCAACACTGGAGCCGGGAATACTCTGGCCGGGGGCAGCATGGGCCGCGGAGGATCTGCTCGCTCGCGCCTGGCTGGCATTCAGTGCACTACTCTGGGGCTGCGCAAGCCGTTTCGCGCACACCGATCTGGTCGGCGATCAACACCGTTTTCGCTTCTGGTCCAGCTGGCTATTATCCCTGAGCGGAAATCTGCTACTGGTAATAGCCCAGGATGCCGCCAGTTTCTATGTGGGTTTCAGTTTGATGAGTCTGGCCGCCTACGGGTTGATCGTGCACGAGCGCGGCCCTGCACCCCGCCAGGCGGGACGGCTCTACCTGCAACTGGCCATTTTAAGCGAAATGCTGATTTTCGCCGGCATGCTGTTGCGTATTCACGAAGCTGGCGGCGCGCTGGAGCTGGCGGCCTGGCAAGCCGTCCCTGTCGGCTCGCTGACAGCAATCGTACTGCTGGTTGGTTTCGGTCTGAAGGCCGGTTTCTGGCCACTGCACGTCTGGCTTCCACTGGCTCACCCGGCTGCACCGGCGGCCGCCAGCGCAGTGCTGTCCGGCGCAATGATCAAGGCGGGGATTCTGGGTTTATGGCGGTTCCTGCCAACGCAGGACCCCTGGCTGCAAAACGTCGCCCTGGCGCTATTGGCGATCGGCGCCATCAGCGCATTCTACGGTGTGGCTCTGGGGCTGATACAGAGCAAGGCCAAAAGCGCCCTGGCCTATTCGTCGGTCAGTCAGATCGGCTACCTGCTGGTGGTACTTGGCCTGGCCTGGTTGCATCCGGAGTCCACTGCCGCGGCTGCGACGCTATTGGCTCTTTTTGGCGTGCACCATGGTCTGGCCAAGGGTGCCTTGTTCATGGGTGCAGGCCTGGCAAGTCACTATCGGCTCAGCCCTCTGCACTGGCTGTTGATGGCTTTACCGGCAATGGCACTGGCGGGATTGCCGCTGACCAGTGGTGCGGCAGTCAAGATATTGCTCAAGGATGCGGTTTATGCCAGTGACGTCAGCCACTGGCTGATGCTATTGACAGCAGGCTCCGCAGCAACAGCAATGCTCTTGCTGCGCGCCCTCTGGCTAATGTGGCGGCACCAGCCTGAAGGCCGCGCCGCTTCCCCCCCGAAGGGTCAGTTACTACCCTGGGCATTGCTCTGCGTAATGCCGGCTCTGCTGCCGTGGCTTTGGCCCGAATTGCGCGAAGCGCTGGTAGCCAGCCTGCCGATAAAAACCTTGTGGTCGGCAAGCTGGCCACTGCTCGTGGCCGCGGCGGCCGCCTGGGCAGTCCACCAGTCTGGCTGGACCATTCCCGGGGCACTGCAGAAGTTGCCCAATCCAGCCCGAGCCGGATCGCTCAAGCTCAAGCGAATCATGCAGCGCCCGCCCGTGCCAGCAGTTGAAACGGAGATCCGGCGCCATCGCTGGCGCGACGTCGAGCGGCGCTGGAATCGGCTGTGGGGCAGCGGAGCCGTGATCACCAGCGCCTGGATCATTACTCTGCTGCTGCTCCTGGGCTGGCTGGGCTGA
- a CDS encoding bifunctional diguanylate cyclase/phosphodiesterase, with the protein MNYQQTLGSFLALFIMFRIIAVAEAKRLKELMYLSRHDELTGVGNRSGLSASIDSLLRRKQSFMVAVINMDHFRGVNDRFGQEYGDQVLCAFARRLLSVVDEKDVVARLGADEFVLLIKAVNLQAIESHARQLSHQLDKPLELEQFPLQLGASIGVAVYPRDGDSVNTLLRSAHLALYQAKKSRNDWCLYREELEQAYIRRVQIEQRLRQALSLGQLSMVFQPQVDCAKAVYGYEALVRWYDEELGHVGPDEFVGIAESSGLMPALGRFVMETSIREFS; encoded by the coding sequence GTGAATTATCAACAGACCCTAGGCAGTTTTCTGGCCTTGTTCATCATGTTTCGTATTATCGCGGTAGCCGAAGCCAAGCGCCTCAAAGAGCTGATGTACCTGTCGCGACACGATGAACTGACAGGAGTGGGCAATCGTTCGGGGCTAAGCGCTAGCATCGACAGCCTGCTGCGGCGCAAACAGAGCTTTATGGTGGCTGTCATCAATATGGACCACTTTCGCGGCGTTAATGACCGTTTTGGGCAAGAATACGGTGACCAGGTGCTCTGCGCATTTGCACGCAGGCTGCTCAGCGTAGTCGACGAAAAGGACGTAGTTGCTCGTTTGGGCGCCGATGAGTTTGTGTTACTGATTAAGGCGGTGAATTTACAGGCGATCGAGAGTCATGCGCGCCAGCTTAGCCACCAACTGGACAAACCGCTGGAACTGGAACAGTTTCCCTTGCAGCTGGGTGCCAGCATCGGTGTAGCGGTGTACCCCCGTGATGGCGATTCGGTGAATACGCTTTTACGCAGCGCGCACCTGGCCTTGTATCAGGCCAAAAAGAGCCGCAATGACTGGTGTCTTTATCGGGAAGAGCTTGAGCAGGCCTACATCCGCCGAGTACAGATTGAACAACGCTTGCGCCAGGCGTTGAGCCTGGGGCAGCTGAGCATGGTGTTTCAGCCTCAGGTTGATTGTGCCAAAGCCGTTTATGGTTATGAAGCGCTGGTGCGCTGGTACGACGAGGAACTCGGCCACGTTGGCCCTGATGAATTTGTCGGGATTGCCGAGTCCAGCGGACTTATGCCGGCATTAGGCCGGTTTGTGATGGAAACCAGCATTCGCGAGTTTTCCTAG
- a CDS encoding MnhB domain-containing protein — translation MATELVFDLTLILLLLGLAGAALHTRSLYTSIVLFIVFGLMLALTWARLGAVDLALAEAAIGAGLIGVMLLAALARSAAESTSQPARVPLAISLLLAVLVLALLIRAIQPLADSNSVLPALVDTHLDESGVSHPVTAVLLNFRAWDTLLELVVLLLALIGVRQLGRSGMALPPAWPLLRAWSRMLAPLTIIVGGYLLWRGSHAPGGAFQAGAVLAAGAVMLRLAGLLPAIRWSRWPVRALMLGGVATFALVAAGTHWMGASWLTYPPGWAKQLILLIEITATLSIATSLTVLVIGENEHPAP, via the coding sequence ATGGCCACTGAACTGGTCTTCGATCTGACGCTGATTCTGTTGCTACTCGGCCTCGCTGGTGCGGCGCTGCACACGCGTAGTCTTTATACCTCCATTGTGCTGTTCATCGTGTTCGGTCTCATGCTGGCGCTCACCTGGGCCCGGCTGGGCGCTGTCGACCTGGCACTGGCGGAGGCTGCGATTGGTGCCGGACTGATCGGCGTCATGCTGCTCGCAGCGCTGGCTCGCAGCGCCGCAGAGTCGACCTCCCAACCAGCCCGTGTGCCGCTGGCGATCAGCTTGCTGCTCGCTGTGCTGGTGCTGGCGTTACTGATCCGCGCGATACAACCACTGGCGGACAGTAACAGTGTGCTACCCGCCCTGGTCGATACGCACCTGGACGAGAGTGGCGTGAGCCATCCGGTCACGGCGGTGCTGCTGAACTTTCGCGCCTGGGATACGCTGCTGGAGCTGGTGGTATTGTTACTAGCACTGATCGGCGTTCGCCAGCTGGGCCGCTCTGGTATGGCTTTACCGCCGGCCTGGCCACTGCTACGCGCTTGGAGCCGAATGCTCGCGCCGCTGACGATCATCGTCGGCGGTTACCTGTTGTGGCGCGGCAGCCATGCACCTGGCGGCGCCTTCCAGGCCGGGGCCGTGCTCGCTGCCGGCGCGGTCATGCTGCGCCTCGCCGGCCTGCTGCCCGCTATTCGCTGGAGCCGCTGGCCGGTCCGCGCGCTTATGTTGGGCGGCGTGGCGACCTTTGCCCTGGTAGCCGCTGGCACCCACTGGATGGGTGCCAGCTGGCTAACCTACCCGCCCGGGTGGGCTAAGCAGCTGATCCTGCTGATTGAAATAACCGCCACCCTATCGATCGCCACCAGCCTGACCGTTCTGGTGATCGGCGAAAACGAACACCCCGCGCCATGA
- a CDS encoding AarF/UbiB family protein — translation MDEQPFAAASLGQVHRGRGLDGQALVLKIQYPGIAAICTADLKQVRRLLPLGRLFRAPAAQLEGVYRELEQTITAELDYAAEMQRLIDFRQFFAAYPGNFAYTEEGQLVVYDFGCIQPVEASLLAAYVQTFRALQSGKAEELERGFQALGTRQPQSAPPWALYRNLTVLLGPLLQPGVLWDFAARPVHDQVQQLIPDALSALGSLQPAPGTSMTVQKRPRSSKKLKVHRYS, via the coding sequence ATTGATGAGCAGCCTTTCGCGGCGGCTTCGCTGGGGCAGGTACATCGCGGCCGTGGACTGGATGGTCAGGCTCTGGTGCTTAAGATCCAGTATCCGGGCATTGCCGCGATCTGCACCGCGGATCTCAAGCAGGTACGCCGTCTGCTGCCTCTGGGTCGGCTGTTTCGGGCGCCGGCAGCGCAGCTCGAAGGGGTTTACCGGGAGCTGGAGCAAACCATCACAGCCGAGCTGGATTACGCAGCGGAAATGCAGCGGCTGATAGATTTCCGGCAATTTTTTGCTGCATACCCAGGCAACTTCGCCTATACGGAGGAGGGTCAACTGGTGGTCTATGATTTTGGCTGCATACAACCGGTCGAAGCGTCCTTGCTGGCGGCCTATGTGCAGACGTTCCGAGCGCTGCAGTCAGGCAAGGCCGAGGAACTGGAACGCGGCTTTCAAGCGTTGGGTACACGGCAGCCGCAGTCAGCACCGCCGTGGGCTCTGTACCGCAATCTGACCGTGCTCCTCGGGCCGCTGTTACAGCCAGGCGTGCTCTGGGATTTTGCTGCCCGGCCGGTCCATGACCAGGTTCAGCAATTGATTCCAGATGCACTGAGCGCGCTCGGCAGCCTGCAGCCAGCGCCGGGCACATCAATGACTGTACAGAAGCGCCCGCGCTCATCAAAAAAGTTGAAGGTGCACAGATACTCATAG
- a CDS encoding complex I subunit 5 family protein produces MITAWTTLLPPAIILSSLLPGLVIFSLREDQVKLRIGLNLFAVILKLCLVGVMLWGVNQGLEFRFAIGFLPGGGLVLQGGATSLQFVTLSSVLWLATTIYAIGYLEDSPLRSRFFGYFSLCVSATVGLALAGNLVTFLFFYELLTLATFPLVVHRGTQKALRAGRVYLAYTLGGGALLLMGIALLHSITGSPEFQAGGYLGPLIDAHRPSLILAFALMISGLGVKAALIPLHGWLPQAMVAPAPVSALLHAVAVVKAGAFGIVRVVYDVYGVEQVQALGLAMPLLALAAATILYGSFKALQQQELKKRLAYSTISQVSYITLGVALMGPIAAVGALAHLVHQGLMKVTLFYCAGNFAETLGIHRINEMNGVGKRMPLTMTAFTLSALGMIGVPPTAGFISKWYLGLGALEVGQDWVLLVLVLSGLLNAAYFLPLIYRGWFAEPPTQWPEEHALGNGRPGLGETHWMLLAPVLFTATLALLAGVLAGSELSPLAWSQLIINRRFGL; encoded by the coding sequence GTGATAACCGCCTGGACCACCCTGCTGCCGCCGGCAATCATACTCAGCTCGCTGTTGCCCGGCTTGGTCATATTCAGCCTGCGCGAAGATCAGGTGAAGCTGCGCATCGGCCTCAACCTGTTCGCCGTCATCCTCAAGCTATGCCTGGTCGGGGTGATGCTCTGGGGCGTCAATCAGGGGCTGGAGTTTCGCTTCGCCATTGGCTTCCTGCCCGGTGGTGGCCTGGTGCTGCAGGGGGGTGCCACCTCGTTGCAGTTCGTTACCCTGTCCTCGGTGCTGTGGCTGGCAACTACCATCTATGCGATCGGCTATCTCGAGGATTCGCCACTGCGCTCACGGTTCTTCGGCTATTTCAGCCTGTGCGTCAGCGCGACGGTGGGCTTGGCTCTGGCCGGGAATCTGGTCACCTTTCTGTTTTTCTACGAACTATTGACGCTAGCAACATTTCCGCTGGTCGTCCACCGGGGCACGCAGAAAGCGTTGCGCGCAGGACGTGTTTATCTTGCCTACACACTGGGTGGCGGCGCGCTTCTATTGATGGGCATTGCACTGTTGCACAGCATCACAGGCAGCCCCGAATTCCAGGCAGGTGGCTACCTGGGGCCCCTGATCGATGCTCATCGGCCCAGCCTGATACTCGCCTTCGCCCTGATGATCAGTGGTCTGGGCGTCAAGGCTGCATTGATCCCCTTACATGGCTGGTTGCCCCAGGCGATGGTCGCACCGGCTCCGGTCAGCGCTCTGCTACATGCTGTCGCGGTGGTCAAGGCTGGCGCCTTCGGCATCGTTCGGGTGGTCTATGACGTTTATGGCGTTGAGCAGGTGCAGGCGCTCGGACTGGCAATGCCACTGCTGGCTCTCGCAGCGGCAACGATCCTGTACGGTTCATTTAAGGCGTTGCAACAGCAGGAATTGAAGAAAAGACTGGCCTACTCCACCATCAGCCAGGTGTCCTACATCACCCTTGGGGTCGCGCTGATGGGCCCGATCGCCGCGGTTGGCGCGCTGGCGCATCTGGTACACCAGGGCCTGATGAAGGTGACGCTGTTCTACTGCGCCGGCAATTTCGCAGAAACCCTGGGCATCCATCGGATAAACGAAATGAACGGAGTCGGCAAGCGTATGCCGCTGACAATGACTGCGTTCACATTAAGCGCATTGGGCATGATCGGCGTACCGCCAACCGCCGGCTTCATCAGCAAGTGGTATCTGGGCCTGGGCGCCCTGGAGGTCGGGCAGGATTGGGTGTTGCTGGTGCTGGTGCTTTCTGGTCTGCTCAATGCCGCCTACTTCCTTCCCCTGATCTATCGAGGCTGGTTTGCCGAGCCGCCGACGCAATGGCCGGAGGAACACGCCCTGGGTAACGGACGACCGGGGCTGGGAGAAACCCACTGGATGCTGCTCGCACCGGTACTGTTCACCGCAACGCTGGCCCTGTTGGCCGGCGTGCTGGCTGGCAGTGAGCTAAGCCCGCTGGCCTGGAGCCAACTGATCATCAATCGGCGGTTCGGCTTATGA
- a CDS encoding monovalent cation/H+ antiporter complex subunit F — protein MMMLATILLASIAVGLWRVVRGPSRADRLLAVQLFGTTGAAVLLLLAHGQGQPALIEAALVLAVLAAVLSAALVQLLRRSRHD, from the coding sequence ATGATGATGCTTGCTACCATATTGCTCGCAAGCATTGCCGTGGGTCTGTGGCGTGTGGTGCGCGGCCCGAGTCGTGCCGACCGCCTGCTCGCCGTGCAGTTGTTCGGTACTACCGGCGCAGCGGTGCTGTTATTGCTGGCCCATGGTCAGGGTCAGCCGGCGTTGATCGAGGCCGCGCTGGTGTTGGCCGTGCTGGCTGCAGTGCTCAGCGCGGCACTGGTCCAACTATTACGCCGGAGCCGACATGATTGA